From a region of the Vidua macroura isolate BioBank_ID:100142 chromosome 3, ASM2450914v1, whole genome shotgun sequence genome:
- the LOC128805613 gene encoding spectrin beta chain, non-erythrocytic 2-like isoform X3: MSGSTARKVQPFTISTRLSLPKCAADFPGDACPGIALASALDSHRGLRRSINERISLYLAHARAGPVAHAGQPRSPSPSEDGGPDEDRLNRSSLARSIKKITLSNWYGDAGTGEAGGPGDHARASGERNHNNNNSRTGKAQFKVFLRKDVDVDDKQQEPGSVQASVFCSPVDRCSPFYALAGSPVSSPQKESPKGKESAAAPRCSGRSGVGAAPLLDLSPLIAQFNREMLQAETWVRGKLRDLKDGCDLQDWEEVAQTLQRDMKDFENTLIKLNQMGEQLMWRASPSAEAVRRQLLALQDQWQLLKQTAASQSKALGGLRSLQDFNRKAERLEAWIKDKEEKPSLAALLQESPDKIQLTRRILDLKQEEQQFQSLHKELSSLAQKLEKQGKNESRNVSARRKHLNKAWLRLQGTLKEHHEALQLALEVASFLQQADILLGVIHAKQSTICSTGKPGEGEPCQDRDIRDIASQVMMLDVTVSQLLNLQPSLAARVTSKHRDVKESWAQLQQTLRTGKAPARAGSSPGGKAAAPNVEPRGDDSSHGAVGKEAAAKWTRGLVSMVPKDVLEKMAEHRKGEESNPGSPAVGQPPHGGDNKRRREAEAEWGLQQLETQVQDVCQTLSPYKESMGMGIPPCPVASLEAAWMQQEPLAPSSSTRAVLLEEPARGRPPRSPQVEAMLRELGELWEDLQRRHQENGVVLQEIDKALRLVGELDQVERWLQDVAGSLLEPAAMRSPAELRQDLEEMSRLEKQLLLCGLKLQALREEAAGESPTEHEGARKMQRKVEMVEEKLAHVQAALRHRAADLRDSLVLSEFLQDLQEEEARSQQGSAVPGSGRCSSQGCFPLLSAQAEKSPSSEDMSRPLGELQEAVEMLNDAAKERERVMEVAAEMESLERLVAKISPQLEALQCRAKALAQDIALAENSFTTVKSEKDLQGLQGLLSCQQEMEHAVSQTLQGQLEELERAAARLQELCPARQCPISRELQETLWAWAGLRELLRETRLRVQQASQLRHFFKDYLAMISWTEDTRAQIFSESPSSSSIPETPCEELERRIEEKLKEFEALAAAGQQLVSEEHYLSATIKERLEELQSMLGWVLVRWRAQRHQQQDPGSRQEERRELENLSSTSPTGQEQHASRVPPHLESIHSPVKFMPSSLLEPVQRFEPKLPEKTAISPPTSPLSNAPSGVEQSWGEPSSKTPHDAESPKEAATWDPAETSTLLLPPRGPCGLGGTVNLILSIGKKGEKKKAQLLASSERPGEEALPTVQVEARKTCTAKRPPAVVRRPPASSGGMLAVSHTLPKAGAGCLFNSLQRREQARAEQARLLTLRGIMGDSSLRPTSEECHGPSNTWPQKCGWKKGGSGAAAAGPQLGELLLYVRNPLVQDIDAECGAAPQNPCLPNPKITCPRVSLGSVLSLELPRDTVVLGCHRGAAARQQEAEGQEQRQDQGARPWKPTGTHGVGWQEDGHNPQGPSKRLGVSPKSEQETWCEEVSFNPSYSKQRARCAGKEHWNLQHPSSTSKDLLDLRLSQPSRVSTGDELATRFGQNDSPAATGRARHHRAAWLELGSSPASTPGRAGAIPSPACTQQPASSSQPRGSPASPAAPTQLSVFEWALGSPQPQSPALGTKEVCHPAHRQFEEEEEELQAIWDGANDQQAQSSTGGSCASHRTGSGAGSLPSSSATTGGPLILSSANNVLVAKFTLPTAAQLLHSPSGEKSPRVLHSGSGSPNGLRVSPHMEELVSAAPLDASSAWDQQRHQEEERESSKVLPAKMEFQMMEGTLERKHVLQTGGRKASCRAWGLFHAVLMRQTLCFYQDRRDSLKSSVVALPLNLSGAVCTPDAEYTKKTNCFRLQLQDGSEYLLRAPSQPLMNEWVSKLQQNSGFPEVDYFQAAAQRVEGTGGTGSFSKVSSPGTSHLQGHHQVTTTKSQEIVVLPCASPLLQRPLSSQDGPVDGTVTAAENAQGTGHKEQQWSSRASPGLWDNICPEDDYGLVANKRRSYSFTSATYQKITPLAVPKEPVEAGSSYSVTLYIGEQVSAMPRARCHSFVARTGSPRDTRGEKTTSPPRTKNKSVFKKFFGKKE, from the exons ATGTCGGGCAGCACGGCGAGGAAAGTGCAGCCCTTCACCATCAGCACCAGGCTCTCGCTGCCCAAGTGTGCCGCGGACTTTCCCGGAGACGCCTGCCCCGGCATCGCCCTCGCCTCCGCGCTGGACAGCCACCGCGGCCTCCGTCGCAGCATCAACGAGCGCATCTCCCTCTACCTGGCCCACGCCCGGGCCGGTCCCGTCGCCCACGCGGGGCAGCCCCGCAGCCCCAGCCCTAGTGAGGACGGGGGCCCCGACGAGGACCGGCTGAACCGCAGCTCCCTAGCCCGCTCCATTAAGAAGATCACGCTGTCCAACTGGTATGGGGACGCTGGCACGGGAGAGGCAGGGGGACCCGGGGACCATGCCCGCGCCAGCGGCGAGAGgaaccacaacaacaacaacagcaggacagggaaagCTCAATTCAAG GTCTTCCTCAGGAAGGATGTGGATGTGGACGACaagcagcaggagcctgggagTGTTCAGGCCAGTGTTTTCTGCTCTCCAGTGGACAGATGTTCTCCCTTCTATGCG CTGGCAGGATCCCCAGTGTCATCACCCCAGAAAGAGAGCCCTAAGGGCAAGGAGTCTGCTGCAGCACCAAGGTGCAGTGGGCGAAGCGGCGTGGGAGCAGCCCCTCTCCTTGACCTGAGTCCTCTGATAGCCCAGTTCAACCGGGAGATGCTGCAG GCAGAGACCTGGGTGCGAGGCAAGCTGCGGGACCTGAAGGACGGCTGTGACCTCCAGGACTGGGAGGAGGTGGCTCAGACCTTGCAGCGGGACATGAAGGATTTTGAGAACACACTGATAAAGCTCAATCAG ATGGGTGAGCAGCTGATGTGGAGGGCAAGCCCCAGTGCTGAGGCCGtgaggaggcagctgctggccctgcaggaCCAGTGGCAGCTCCTGAAGCAGACGGCTGCCAGCCAGAGCAAAGCCCTGGGGGGGCTGCGGAGTCTGCAGGACTTTAACAGGAAAGCTGAGCGGCTGGAGGCGTGGATCAAGGACAAG GAGGAGAAGCCCTCTCTGGCAGCCCTCCTGCAGGAAAGCCCGGATAAGATCCAGCTCACTCGCCGCATCCTTGACTTGAAGCAG GAGGAACAGCAGTTCCAGAGTCTGCACAAGGAGCTGAGCAGCCTGGCCCAGAAGCTGGAGAAACAAGGCAAAAATGAGAGCAGAAACGTCTCAGCCCGGCGCAAGCACCTCAACAAAGC GTGGCTTCGGCTGCAGGGGACCCTGAAGGAGCACCACGAGGCTCTGCAGCTGGCCCTGGAGGTGGCCTCCTTCCTCCAGCAAGCAGATATCCTGCTTGGGGTCATCCATGCAAAG CAGAGCACAATCTGCAGTACAGGGAAGCCAGGGGAGGGCGAGCCATGCCAGGATCGGGATATCAGGGACATAGCCAGCCAGGTGATG ATGCTGGATGTGACAGTGTCCCAGCTCCTAAACttgcagcccagcctggcagcccgAGTCACCTCAAAGCACCGAGACGTAAAGGAGAGCTGGGCGCAGCTCCAGCAGACACTGAG GACAGGGAAGGCTCCAGCACGGGCAGGCAGTTCCCCAGGGggcaaagctgcagctccaAATGTTGAGCCTCGAGGAGATGATAGCAGTCATGGGGCTGTGGGTAAGGAAGCAGCAGCCAAATGGACAAGAGGACTCGTCAGCATG GTACCAAAAGATGTGCTGGAGAAAatggcagagcacaggaaaggagaggagagcaaCCCTGGCTCCCCAGCAGTGGGACAACCCCCTCATGGAGGGGACAACAAAAG gaggagagaggcagaggctgagtgggggctgcagcagctggagaccCAAGTGCAGGATGTCTGCCAG ACTCTGTCCCCATACAAGGAGAGTATGGGTATGGGAATCCCCCCATGCCCAGTGGCGAGCCTGGAGGCAGCATGGATGCAGCAAGAGCCCCTGGCCCCCAGCTCCAGTaccagggctgtgctcctg GAGGAACCAGCACGAGGGAGGCCTCCCAGGAGCCCTCAGGTGGAGGCCATGCTGCGGGAACTGGGGGAGTTGTgggaggacctgcagaggaggCATCAGGAGAATGGTGTAGTGCTGCAAGAAATCGATAAG GCACTGAGGCTGGTGGGGGAGCTAGACCAGGTTGAGCGGTGGCTGCAAGACGTGGCTGGGTCGCTCTTGGAACCAGCTGCCATGAGAAGCCCGGCGGAGCTGCGCCAGGACCTGGAAGAAATGAGCCGGCTGgagaagcagctcctgctctgtggcCTCAAGCTGCAGGCACTGCGGGAAGAAGCAGCAGGCGAGTCGCCCACTGAGCACGAGGGGGCAAGGAAGATGCAGAGGAAAGTGGAGATGGTGGAGGAGAA GCTGGCACATGTGCAGGCAGCCCTGCGGCACCGGGCAGCAGATCTGCGGGACTCCCTGGTGCTGTCTGAGTTCCTGCAGGACCTGCAAGAGGAGGAGGCACGGAGCCAGCAGGGATCTGCAGTG CCAGGGAGTGGGCGTTGCAGCTCGCAGGGGTGTTTTCCCCTGCTCTCAGCCCAGGCTGAGAAGTCTCCAAGCAGTGAGGACATGAGCCGCCCCttgggagagctgcaggaggccGTGGAGATGCTGAATGACGCAGCGAAGGAGCGGGAGAGGGTCATGGAGGTGGCAGCGGAGATGGAGAGCCTGGAGCGTCTG GTGGCAAAGATATCCCCACAGCTGGAGGCCCTTCAGTGCAGAGCCAAGGCTCTGGCTCAAGACATTGCCCTAGCAGAGAACAGCTTCACCACGGTGAAGAGTGAGAAGGACCTGCAAGGGCTGCAGGGCTTACTAAGCTGCCAGCAGGAGATGGAG CATGCAGTGTCACAGACCCTGcaagggcagctggaggagctggagagggcagCTGCCCGCTTGCAAGAGCTGTGCCCCGCTCGGCAGTGCCCCATCAgccgggagctgcaggagacTCTGTgggcctgggcagggctgcGAGAGCTGCTGCGAGAGACCCGGCTCCGTGTGCAGCAGGCCAGCCAGCTCCGGCACTTCTTCAAGGATTATTTAGCCATGAT CTCCTGGACTGAGGACACACGGGCTCAGATCTTCTCTGAAAGCCCAAGCAGCTCCAGTATCCCGGAGACTCCATGTGAGGAACTGGAGAGGAGAATTGAAGAGAAACTCAAGGAGTTTGAGGCActagcagcagcagggcagcagctggtgTCTGAGGAGCACTACCTGAGTGCAACA ATAAAGGAGCGCTtggaagagctgcagagcaTGCTGGGCTGGGTGCTGGTGCGGTGGCGAGCACAGAGGCATCAGCAGCAGGATCCGGGGAGcagacaggaggagaggagggaactGGAGAACCTCTCAAGCACATCCCCCACTGGTCAA gagcagcatgCCTCACGTGTTCCACCGCACCTGGAAAGCATCCACAGCCCAGTGAAGTTCATGCCCTCCTCCCTCCTCGAGCCTGTGCAAAGATTTGAGCCAAAACTTCCAGAGAAAACAGCCATCTCCCCACCCACATCACCCCTCTCAAATGCCCCATCAGgagtggagcagagctggggggagcCCAGCAGCAAAACACCCCATGATGCAGAATCCCCCAAGGAGGCTGCCACCTGGGATCCTGCTGAGACCTCcacgctgctgctgccaccacgggGCCCCTGTGGTCTTGGGGGGACGGTCAACCTCATCCTCAGCATTGGCAAGAAGGGCGAGAAGAAGAAGGCACAGCTGCTGGCCAGCAGCGAGCGGCCAGGGGAGGAGGCACTGCCAACG GTGCAGGTGGAGGCCAGGAAAACCTGCACCGCAAAGCGGCCGCCCGCTGTTGTCCGCCGCCCTCCAGCATCCAGCGGTGGGATGCTGGCTGTCTCCCACACCCTGCCCAAGGCCGGGGCTGGCTGTCTCTTCAACAGCCTGCAGCGGCGGGAGcaggccagggcagagcaggccCGGCTGCTGACTCTCCGGGGCATCATGGGTGACAGCTCCCTGCGGCCCACGTCTGAGGAATGCCACGGCCCCAGCAACACGTGGCCTCAGAAGTGTGGTTGGAAGAAGGGGGGgtcaggggcagctgctgctggacctCAGCTTGGGGAGCTGCTCCTCTACGTCAGGAACCCGCTGGTGCAGGACATCGATGCAGAGTGTGGGGCGGCCCCTCAGAATCCCTGCCTCCCTAACCCAAAAATCACATGCCCCCGTGTTTCCCTGGGCtctgtgctcagcctggagctgccacGGGATACAGTGGTCCTGGGATGCCACCGAGGGGCTGCGGCAcggcagcaggaggcagaggggcaggagcagaggcaggatcAAGGGGCGAGGCCTTGGAAGCCCACAGGCACACATGGAGTTGGATGGCAGGAAGATGGGCACAATCCCCAGGGGCCCAGCAAGAGGCTGGGAGTGTCCCCCAAGAGTGAGCAAGAAACGTGGTGCGAGGAGGTGAGCTTCAACCCCAGCTACAGCAAACAAAGGGCAcgctgtgctgggaaggagcactggaacctgcagcaccccagcagcaccagtaAAGACCTTCTGGACTTGAGGCTGAGCCAGCCATCCCGTGTCAGTACGGGGGATGAGCTGGCCACCCGCTTTGGCCAGAACGACAGCCCCGCTGCCACTGGCAGGGCCAGGCATCACAGAGCCGCTTGGCTAGAGCTTGGATCGTCCCCTGCCAGcaccccaggcagggctggagccatcCCCAGCCCggcctgcacacagcagccagccagcagcagccagcccagagggTCCCCAGCTTCCCCTGCCGCCCCCACCCAGCTCTCTGTCTTTGAGTGGGCACTGGGGTCtccacagccccagagccctgcactGGGCACTAAGGAAGTTTGCCACCCTGCCCACAGGCAGtttgaggaagaggaggaggagctgcaggccATCTGGGATGGAGCAAACGACCAACAGGCACAGAGCTCAacaggaggcagctgtgccagccaccGTACGGGCAGCGGGGCAGGCAGCTTGCCCAGCTCCAGTGCCACTACTGGTGGGCCCCTCATCCTGTCATCAGCCAACAATGTGCTAGTGGCCAAATTCAcccttcccactgctgcccagctgctccacagcccaTCGGGAGAGAAGAGCCCCAGGGTATTGcacagtggcagtggcagtccCAATGGGCTTAGGGTTTCCCCCCACATGGAGGAGCTGGTGTCTGCAGCCCCCTTGGATGCCTCCAGCGCCTGGGATCAGCAGAGGCAtcaggaagaggagagagagagcagcAAG GTCCTGCCTGCTAAAATGGAGTTTCAGATGATGGAGGGGACGCTGGAAAGGAAGCACGTATTGCAGACAGGAGGGAGAAAG GCCAGCTGCCGGGCCTGGGGCCTCTTTCACGCCGTGCTGATGAGGCAGACACTGTGCTTCTACCAGGACCGCAGGGACAGCCTCAAG AGCTCCGTGGTGGCCCTTCCCCTGAACCTCTCCGGGGCAGTCTGCACCCCAGATGCTGAATACACCAAGAAGACCAACTGCTTCAGGCTTCA gctgcaggaTGGCTCTGAATACCTCCTGAGGGCCCCCAGCCAACCCCTCATGAATGAATGGGTctcaaagctgcagcaaaactcAG GTTTCCCTGAAGTGGATTacttccaggcagcagcacagcgtGTCGAGGGCACTGGTGGTACTGGCAG tttCAGCAAGGTCTCCAGCCCTGGGACCTCCCACCTCCAGGGACATCATCAGGTCACAACCACCAAGAGCCAGGAGATTGTGGTGTTACCCTGCGCAAGCCCACTACTGCAGCGGCCTCTGAGCAGCCAGGATGGCCCAGTCGATGGgactgtgacagcagcag AGAATGCTCAGGGGACTGGGCACAAGGAGCAGCAGTGGTCATCCAGGGCgtcccctgggctgtgggacAACATCTGCCCAGAAGATGACTATGGGCTGGTGGCCAACAAGAGGAGGTCCTACTCCTTCACCTCAG CCACCTACCAGAAGATCACTCCGTTGGCCGTGCCCAAGGAGCCGGTGGAGGCCGGGAGCAGTTACTCCGTCACACTGTACATAGGGGAGCAGGTGTCAGCCATGCCCCGGGCACGCTGTCACTCCTTCGTGGCCCGAACAGGGAGCCCCCGGGACACACGAGGGGAGAAGACCACCAGCCCCCCTCGCACCAAGAACAAATCTGTCTTCAAGAAgttctttgggaaaaaagagTGA